A single window of Microplitis demolitor isolate Queensland-Clemson2020A chromosome 7, iyMicDemo2.1a, whole genome shotgun sequence DNA harbors:
- the LOC103571016 gene encoding UPF0605 protein CG18335 isoform X2 encodes MATVELLNTPQPHLIPGYTGCCPQYRYRCGETYGNLTHKLLLDPTINHADRLVLSNRVKDDYEVIRPPKDDIDMINSRARRRDVIYSHPMIPGYQGFMPNLNARLGHRYSVNASEGLADFERQQLKNKAALNHLKKVRALHDGYAEPRTLEDRQLMRSEYKMPLVTVRPDYAMMMRNLPIDEAYEVPRDHSPSPFFMDNSDPQKYFVRGYTGHIPYGYSHFGSSHVPMTNSALCDFTTNYRMRQSTEWAPATVSRPDPPYHIQPTEIYHKHVGLIPNYLGHVPGAAYRYGKTFGADTRDAKRWLRGDFSI; translated from the exons atggcAACAGTTGAGCTTCTGAATACACCGCAGCCGCACTTAATAccagg gTATACGGGCTGTTGCCCGCAATATCGGTACAGGTGCGGAGAAACTTATGGCAACTTGACACACAAACTTCTGTTGGACCCAACGATCAACCACGCGGATAGATTGGTACTGTCGAATAGAGTCAAGGATGACTATGAG GTGATAAGACCGCCAAAAGATGATATAGACATGATAAATTCCCGCGCGAGGCGCAGAGACGTAATTTACTCGCACCCAATGATACCGGGGTACCAAg gatttaTGCCGAATTTGAATGCGCGGTTGGGTCATCGGTACAGTGTTAATGCTTCCGAGGGTCTAGCTGACTTCGAGAGACagcagttgaaaaataaagccGCTTtgaatcatttgaaaaaagtcaGGGCGCTGCATGATGGCTACGCAGAGCCGCGAACTCTAGAAGATCgacaa CTGATGAGGAGTGAATACAAAATGCCATTAGTTACTGTCCGACCTGATTACGCAATGATGATGAGGAACTTGCCGATTGACGAAGCTTACGAAGTACCGCGCGATCATTCGCCTTCGCCATTTTTTATGGACAATTCTGATCCTCAGAAATATTTTGTCAGAG GATACACGGGGCACATTCCCTATGGATATTCGCACTTCGGATCGAGTCATGTCCCGATGACCAACAGCGCGCTGTGCGACTTTACCACAAATTATCGAATGCGTCAGAGCACTGAATGGGCACCCGCGACTGTTTCCCGTCCAGACCCGCCTTATCACATTCAGCCGACGGAAATATATCACAAACACGTCGGACTTATTCCAAATTATCTGGGACACGTTCCCGGAGCCGCTTACAGATACGGAAAGACATTCGGAGCAGACACAAGAGACGCAAAGCGATGGCTACGAGGAgacttttcaatttaa
- the LOC103571016 gene encoding UPF0605 protein CG18335 isoform X1 produces MLTPTHLLNNMGIRGARNINLYTGCCPQYRYRCGETYGNLTHKLLLDPTINHADRLVLSNRVKDDYEVIRPPKDDIDMINSRARRRDVIYSHPMIPGYQGFMPNLNARLGHRYSVNASEGLADFERQQLKNKAALNHLKKVRALHDGYAEPRTLEDRQLMRSEYKMPLVTVRPDYAMMMRNLPIDEAYEVPRDHSPSPFFMDNSDPQKYFVRGYTGHIPYGYSHFGSSHVPMTNSALCDFTTNYRMRQSTEWAPATVSRPDPPYHIQPTEIYHKHVGLIPNYLGHVPGAAYRYGKTFGADTRDAKRWLRGDFSI; encoded by the exons gTATACGGGCTGTTGCCCGCAATATCGGTACAGGTGCGGAGAAACTTATGGCAACTTGACACACAAACTTCTGTTGGACCCAACGATCAACCACGCGGATAGATTGGTACTGTCGAATAGAGTCAAGGATGACTATGAG GTGATAAGACCGCCAAAAGATGATATAGACATGATAAATTCCCGCGCGAGGCGCAGAGACGTAATTTACTCGCACCCAATGATACCGGGGTACCAAg gatttaTGCCGAATTTGAATGCGCGGTTGGGTCATCGGTACAGTGTTAATGCTTCCGAGGGTCTAGCTGACTTCGAGAGACagcagttgaaaaataaagccGCTTtgaatcatttgaaaaaagtcaGGGCGCTGCATGATGGCTACGCAGAGCCGCGAACTCTAGAAGATCgacaa CTGATGAGGAGTGAATACAAAATGCCATTAGTTACTGTCCGACCTGATTACGCAATGATGATGAGGAACTTGCCGATTGACGAAGCTTACGAAGTACCGCGCGATCATTCGCCTTCGCCATTTTTTATGGACAATTCTGATCCTCAGAAATATTTTGTCAGAG GATACACGGGGCACATTCCCTATGGATATTCGCACTTCGGATCGAGTCATGTCCCGATGACCAACAGCGCGCTGTGCGACTTTACCACAAATTATCGAATGCGTCAGAGCACTGAATGGGCACCCGCGACTGTTTCCCGTCCAGACCCGCCTTATCACATTCAGCCGACGGAAATATATCACAAACACGTCGGACTTATTCCAAATTATCTGGGACACGTTCCCGGAGCCGCTTACAGATACGGAAAGACATTCGGAGCAGACACAAGAGACGCAAAGCGATGGCTACGAGGAgacttttcaatttaa
- the LOC103571015 gene encoding kynurenine aminotransferase has product MFAHRSSLKIFKQLSQQPVGNFKIIRSLSSRVMSKFELPERYKGNEKSVWVEYIALDLKYKPLNLGQGFPDFFAPNHVTSALAAATKSENPLLNQYTRGFGHPRLVNALAKVYSKVSNRELNPQTEILVTSGAYEAIYAAIQGHTSKGDEWIIIEPFFDCYEPVVRTAGGVPRFIPLKPIKTSGIISSADWVFDRNELASLFNEKTKGIIINTPHNPIGKVFTMDELKFIADLAKKWDVLVLSDEVYEWMVYEPAEHIRIATLPDMFERTITIGSAGKTFSVTGWKLGWAYGPENLLYNLKVVHQNCVYTCATPNQEAVAIGFEEEFKRFDQPDCYFKSLAKELLPKRDYMAKFLVDVGMSPTVPEGGYFMVANWKALENKVRLNEETDKWRDYKFTKWMTKNVGLQGIPPSAFYCDEHKYLAEDNVRYCFIKKDENLKKAADILQKWKSKQ; this is encoded by the exons ATGTTCGCTCACAGATcctcgttaaaaatttttaagcaaTTGAGTCAACAACCTGTTggcaatttcaaaataattcggAGTTTATCATCTAGAGTTATgtctaaatttgaattaccaGAACGATACAAAGGAAATGAAAAAAGTGTTTg ggTCGAATACATTGCTCTGGATTTAAAGTACAAGCCTTTGAACCTGGGTCAAGGATTCCCGGATTTCTTTGCTCCTAATCATGTCACAAGCGCATTGGCTGCTGCTACCAAAAGTGAAAACCCACTTCTCAATCAATACACAAGAGGCTTT GGTCATCCACGATTGGTCAATGCTCTTGCGAAAGTTTACTCAAAAGTTTCGAACAGAGAATTAAATCCACAGACCGAAATACTTGTCACATCAGGAGCATATGAAGCCATTTATGCGGCAATTCAAGGTCATACAAGTAAAGGAGACGAGTGGATTATTATTGAACCGTTTTTTGATTGTTATGAGCCTGTAGTACGAACTGCTGGTGGTGTTCCACGTTTTATTCCTCTTAAACCa ataaaaacaTCAGGAATTATAAGCTCGGCAGATTGGGTCTTTGATCGGAATGAATTGGCCAgtctttttaatgaaaaaacaaagggaataataatcaatacacCGCACAATCCCATCGGCAAAGTATTTACAATGGACGAGCTTAAGTTTATCGCAGATTTAGCCAAGAAATGGGACGTTCTTGTCTTATCAGATGAAGTTTACGAGTGGATGGTGTACGAGCCAGCAGAGCACATCAGAATTG caACACTGCCAGACATGTTTGAAAGGACAATCACCATTGGGTCCGCTGGTAAAACATTCAGCGTGACTGGCTGGAAACTGGGTTGGGCATACGGCCCAGAAAATTTGCTCTACAACCTGAAAGTCGTCCACCAAAATTGCGTGTACACTTGCGCAACTCCAAACCAGGAGGCCGTGGCAATAGGATTCGAAGAGGAGTTCAAAAGATTTGATCAGCCGGATTGTTACTTTAAGAGTTTAGCGAAAGAGTTATTGCCCAAGCGCGATTACATGGCCAAGTTTCTCGTCGACGTCGGAATGTCGCCGACAGTACCCGAGGGCGGCTACTTCATGGTCGCCAACTGGAAGGCTCTAGAAAATAAAGTCAGGCTCAATGAAGAGACGGACAAGTGGCGCGACTACAAATTCACTAAATGGATGACGAAAAATGTCGGACTCCAAGGAATACCTCCGTCGGCTTTCTACTGCGACGAGCATAAATACCTAGCCGAGGACAACGTTCGTTACTGTTTCATTAAGAAAGACGAAAACCTGAAGAAAGCTGCAGACATTTTGCAAAAGTGGAAGTCGAAACAGTAA
- the LOC103571150 gene encoding kynurenine aminotransferase: MTSSALFFTKQFKFHCAKNYLNVIRNFSAVSSKFELPRRFRGNDKSVWVEYIDLGLKYKPLNLGQGYPDFFAPSHVTDALASATKSNDPLLNQYTRPFGHPRLVNILGKLYSKVLNRNIDPYNEILVTAGAYEAVYSALQGHTDIGDEWIVIEPFFDCYESLVKTAGGVPRFVALKPKKTTGIISSADWVFDKDEMSSLFNKKTKGIILNTPQNPLGKVFTRDELEFIADLAKKWDAMVISDEVYEWMVYEPAQHIRIASLPDMYDRTITIGSAGKTFNVTGWKIGWAYGPEKLLHNLKVVHQNCVYATATPTQEAVAIGFEAELKRFGQPDCYFVTLAQELVPKRDFMAQFLLDVGMSPTVPDGGFFMIANWKALEDKVPLEEETDVYRDYKFTKWMTKNVGLQGIPPSTFYSLEHKHLGEDNVRYCFIKQDENLQKAADILHKWNSQLQKKSASA, translated from the exons ATG ACATCCAGTGCTCTTTTCTTTaccaaacaatttaaattccactgtgcaaaaaattatttaaatgtcatCCGTAACTTCTCTGCAGTTTCATCAAAGTTTGAATTGCCGCGGCGATTTAGAGGGAATGATAAATCTGTCTG ggTCGAGTACATTGATTTGGGCCTGAAATATAAACCTTTGAATCTCGGACAAGGATATCCTGATTTTTTTGCTCCAAGTCATGTGACTGATGCATTGGCTTCTGCTACTAAAAGTAATGACCCACTACTTAATCAATACACAAGACCATTT GGTCATCCAAGATTAGTAAACATTCTTGGGAaactttattcaaaagttttgAATAGAAATATAGATCCATACAATGAAATACTTGTAACTGCAGGTGCATATGAAGCTGTTTATTCAGCCCTGCAAGGCCATACGGACATTGGAGACGAGTGGATTGTCATAGAACCGTTTTTTGATTGCTATGAATCTCTGGTTAAAACTGCTGGCGGTGTACCGAGATTTGTAGCTCTAAAACCA aaaaaaacaacTGGGATCATAAGTTCAGCAGACTGGGTCTTTGATAAAGATGAAATGTCAAGtctctttaataaaaaaaccaaaggaattattttaaatactcccCAGAATCCTTTGGGAAAAGTATTTACTCGGGATGAGCTTGAGTTTATTGCTGATTTAGCTAAAAAATGGGACGCAATGGTGATATCTGATGAAGTTTATGAATGGATGGTTTATGAACCGGCTCAACATATCAGAAttg CAAGTCTACCGGATATGTATGACCGCACAATAACAATTGGATCTGCTGGAAAAACATTCAATGTAACTGGATGGAAAATTGGATGGGCGTACGGCCCAGAGAAATTGCtacacaatttaaaagttgtcCATCAAAACTGCGTGTACGCTACGGCGACACCGACCCAGGAAGCGGTGGCGATTGGATTTGAGGCGGAGCTCAAGAGATTCGGACAGCCTGATTGCTACTTTGTGACACTGGCTCAGGAATTGGTGCCCAAGCGCGATTTCATGGCCCAGTTTCTCTTAGATGTCGGGATGTCACCAACGGTACCCGATGGCGGTTTCTTCATGATCGCGAACTGGAAAGCTTTGGAAGATAAAGTCCCGCTTGAGGAAGAGACTGATGTTTATCGCGACTACAAATTCACCAAATGGATGACGAAAAATGTCGGACTCCAAGGAATACCTCCTTCTACTTTCTACTCTCTTGAACATAAGCATTTGGGGGAGGATAATGTGCGTTATTGTTTCATCAAGCAGGATGAAAATCTTCAGAAAGCCGCTGACATTTTACATAAATGGAACTCCCAATTACAAAAGAAATCTGCTTCCgcataa